The Salvelinus sp. IW2-2015 linkage group LG32, ASM291031v2, whole genome shotgun sequence genome includes the window caaaatgtagaaaaagtttAAATTCAGCTGACATATTAGTCCGATATTGTCCTCTATACTTAACATAAGAACTAGTTAACTAAtgcaggaatactgacctcagtgtCTCAAGCTTACAGTGTGGATTCTCCAGTCCAGCTGAGAGCAGTTCCGCTCCTGAATTCCGCAYGTCATTGtcactcaggtccagctctctcaggtttGAAGAGTTCGACTTTAGAACTGAGGCCAGAGAAGCACAGCATTTCGCTGTGAATCCACAAAATGACAACCTGCAGAGTGTATCATGAGTCTAAATCGTTTAGTAGTGAAAGTGGGAAATGGAAGCTTTGTATGTCTTCCTCAATCTCTTAAAATATGATAATTATTGATCACATTATTTCATATAATAAGTACTGCATCTTgaaagtaattttttaaaatacaattgtatACTGTACAATAGATCTGAAATCAAACTTTCTCTTATGTAGTTAAGTAGCCTAactatgacatttacatttggCTGAGGTCAAACACATTAGTCTGATATTGTTGAAAAGGGAATAAATGTGGATTTGAAGAACTATCCAAATGTGAACTAATACAGGAAAACTAACCTCAGTGTCTCAAGTTTACAGTGCGGATTCTCCAGTCCAACAgcgagcagcttcactcctgaatccgtCAGGCTGTTGtcactcaggtccagctctctcaggtgggAGGAGTTGAGAGCTGAGGCTAAAGCTTCACAGCATCTCTCTGTGAGGTTACATCCATTCAGCCTATGAAAGGTAAAATACTAATTTATCACAGTTATACAAATCTAGTGAAAAAGTAGCTTATATTTTGATAAAATTGGGAAAATAATGAACATTGGAAAGTttaattccaaaacgctatatatccattagATTTTTAGATTagattttattgtttaaagaaatttgcaatttctcgcatggaatagccttcattactcagaacatgaatagactgacatatttcagaagaaagttctttgtttctggccattttgagcctgtaatcaaacccacaaatgctgatactccagatactcaactagtctaaggccagtattattgcttctttaatcaaaacaacagttttcagctgtgctaacataattgcaaacgggttttctaatgatcaattagccttttaaatggaTAAACTtgggttagctaacacaacgtgccattggagcacaggagtgatggttgctgataatgggcctctacgcctatgtagataatccattttaaatatgcattttccagctacaatagtcatttacaacattaacaatgtctacactgtatttctgatcaatttgatgttattttaaatggacacattttattctctttaaaaaacaaggacatttctaagtgaccccaaacttttgaacggtggtgtgtgTTATAAAAAAAtcaatacagtaatataacatctgtaaaacatttaaatttgacattttagtcatttagcagatgctcttattcagagtgacttgcaataagtgcattcatcttaagacagcTAGGTGAGCCAACCacatggaatggaatgttcgtatcctgtatGATTGACTATACAGTCAAACATACAGYatacgaacattccattccatctaaacaatggatatatattaaaaaaactttcatacacatctaaatcTATGAATGAAAAATtagagaacagtaatattttacacacacatgaaggtgcccataagcaatcatttctgatgaaaaaacacacatgTGAAATTGGTGGATAtcgcgttttggaaataaactcttcacatgtataatataatttaattttGACTGACAATTTATAACATAGTATGTTTTCAACTCACAGAGATGTTCTGGAGGCTTTGACGACTGGCAACAGTCTCAGAAGCCCCTTTtctgatctggagtatttcttcagaTCAAACACAACCAGCTCCTCTTCTGAAGTCAACAACACgaagaccagagctgaccactgtgcaggtGAGAGTTCTTCACTGGAGACATTTCCTGAGCTCAGGTAGTTTTGGATCTCCTTCACCAGTGAATGGTCATTTAGTTCATTtagacagtggaacagattgatgcaCTTCTCTGGAGAGTGATTCTTTCTGATCTTCCTCTTTATGTACTTGACTGTTTGCTCGTGGCACTGAGAGCTGCTTCTCGTGCTCCTTGTCGGTGTCAGTAGGCCATGTAAGTGAGACTGATTGGACTCTAGTGAGAGgcccagaaggaagcggaggaacAGGTCCAGGTGTCCATTCTTACCCCGTAAGGCTTTATCCACAGCACTCTTGTGAAAGGTGAAGGCAGGTTTTAATGTAAACTTCCCAAGAATTTTTCTGATGGCAGAAAGGTCTTTGTTCATTAGGTTtacattgttgttgttgaatgATAAAAAGACATACAACGCAGCCAGAAACTCCTGGATGCTCAGATGCACGAAGCAGTACACCTTCTCCTGGAACGGCCCATAATCCTCTCTGAAGAGCTGTGTGAACACTCCCAAGCGAACCGAAGCTTCTCTGGCATTAATGCCACACTCTTGCAGATCTGACTCATAGAAAATTAGGTTGCCATTTTTTAGCTGTTGAAAAGCCAGTTTTCCCAGTGCCATAATGCTCTCTTTATCCCAGTGTGGATCTCCCTCGTCTTTCTCATTATATTTCTCGTTCATCTGTTTAGCATGAAACACCAGTAAACCAAGGAATAATTGAGTCAGAGTCTTTGGTATTTCTCCATTCGTATCTGTACTCAATATGCGCtccagaactgtagcggagatccaacagaagactggtatgtggcacatgatgtggagACTCCTTGATGTCTTAATGTGTGAGATGATTCTGTTTGCCAGattctcatcactgaatctcttcctgaagtactcctccttctgtgcgTCATTGAACCCTCGTACTTCTGTCACTTGGTCAACACACCCAGAAGGAATCTGATTGGATGCTGCAGGTCTGGAGGTTATCCAGAGGcgagcagagggaagcagattcCCATTGATGAGGGATATCAGAAGCACATCCACTAAGGTTGGCTCTGTAGCTTTATCCCAGCTATCATTCTTCTTGTAGTTTAGAGGCAATCGACACTCATCTAGACCATCAAGGACAAATAGAACTTTGTACTTGCTCTCATTGTAGTTTGGGTTTCCTGATTCTTGTAATTTTGTGAAAATCTGATAGAGAAATTCCTTCTCAATCACTTTTGCCTCTCTGATGCATTCATGAACAAGATCCACTAAACTCAGCATTTTCTTCCGCACCAAATTTAGCTCTCGAAAAGGCAGTGAAAATATGAACTGGATATCTTGATTTGCTTTTCCTTCCGCCCAGTCCAAAATGAACTTAAGTACAGAGAatgtttttccaatgccagcgaTTCCCTTCGTCAGCACAGTTCTGGTAGGTTTGTCTTGTCCAGTTACAAATTTAAAGATGTTATTGCATTCGATCACCTTTTCTTCTGTCGCCGCTGGTGTGACGGATGCGATCTCAATCTGTCTTACTTCGTGTTCATTATTGACCTCTTCACttccaccctctgtgatgtagagttctgtgtagatcttattgagaagTGTTTTATTTCCCTGTTTTGGCACCCCCTCGAAAACATGCTGAAttttttccttcagtttgtattgGAATTTACGTCGGTACTTCTCAACATCTTCATATGACGGACCTGACAATGGATAAACAATTACAGTTTAAGATTAGGTATAATCAAGGTTTGATTGTATTTAGCGACTCAATTATCAGTCCCTCCGTGATTTTGCGAAGCCAAAGAGGTGTTTTCATTTGAAAAAAGTTATTGTTTAAGTGGCTTAATAATTGAACAGTGCACAAAGGGTACTTGCgactgtgattcctgaaatgcagcGCTTMTTGGagtatttttctattttattctgaaattatacttttgttgcattgtttgctagctggttagctagctcatTGGCCACAATTGGAAAATgttgctaacgctagctagcaagttaataTAACTTATTCTCTCGATGTATGTTAGCCAGCTAAGTTAGTTGTATCTGAATATAACTCTCAACTGCTGTCAACATCAGAATAAGATTTGCAAACACTAGTTAGGTCCAGAAGTGGTTTAACAGCTTTGACTGAATGCTGACAGTGCATTCAGAGCCATCRAGTGGCTAGCCAAACTACAGAATTGTGTGTTGTAACGTAACTAAAGTTCGGGAGGAAAGACCACACATGAAACAATTTACATTTCCTCCGCTTTTGACAACCAAACAATTTAGAACTCCTTGTCAGGGCTGGACTACCCCATTTGGGGCCCCCAgggcccccccccctttttaggaaaacagctaacttccttcatttcaacatattttgcAAAAATTTTCAGTTTTATAAagttattctacacattttgtaatgaggCTAAGATCTTATTTGCagttttaaaactaatttcctgcaattctacggtTTTTGCCATAGGTCAGAAAGAAAAATGTGGtgttttatagctcatctcatgctattgTTCATGTTTTGCCATAGGCCTGAGAGACGTCCGCGGCTCATTTTCAAGAGTGCACCAGCACGCTCTCCCGAGCGCATTTCTCTAC containing:
- the LOC111956561 gene encoding NACHT, LRR and PYD domains-containing protein 3-like, translated to MDTSSPAPPTPVPERLLAILQQLTSEELKQFQWYLKQPVSDGSSTIPVSRLENAKREDTVDQMVHTYREAGALEMAHHILQKIKRNDLAVPMSGTEHQATAGVSATPTRPDLNTSTVPVQDVQDASADLSNHTESGDHVKEDAVNSTDDGPSYEDVEKYRRKFQYKLKEKIQHVFEGVPKQGNKTLLNKIYTELYITEGGSEEVNNEHEVRQIEIASVTPAATEEKVIECNNIFKFVTGQDKPTRTVLTKGIAGIGKTFSVLKFILDWAEGKANQDIQFIFSLPFRELNLVRKKMLSLVDLVHECIREAKVIEKEFLYQIFTKLQESGNPNYNESKYKVLFVLDGLDECRLPLNYKKNDSWDKATEPTLVDVLLISLINGNLLPSARLWITSRPAASNQIPSGCVDQVTEVRGFNDAQKEEYFRKRFSDENLANRIISHIKTSRSLHIMCHIPVFCWISATVLERILSTDTNGEIPKTLTQLFLGLLVFHAKQMNEKYNEKDEGDPHWDKESIMALGKLAFQQLKNGNLIFYESDLQECGINAREASVRLGVFTQLFREDYGPFQEKVYCFVHLSIQEFLAALYVFLSFNNNNVNLMNKDLSAIRKILGKFTLKPAFTFHKSAVDKALRGKNGHLDLFLRFLLGLSLESNQSHLHGLLTPTRSTRSSSQCHEQTVKYIKRKIRKNHSPEKCINLFHCLNELNDHSLVKEIQNYLSSGNVSSEELSPAQWSALVFVLLTSEEELVVFDLKKYSRSEKGLLRLLPVVKASRTSLLNGCNLTERCCEALASALNSSHLRELDLSDNSLTDSGVKLLAVGLENPHCKLETLRLSFCGFTAKCCASLASVLKSNSSNLRELDLSDNDXRNSGAELLSAGLENPHCKLETLRLSFCGVAKKGCASLASALRSNPSHLRELDXSYNHSGVNLLSAILEDPCCKLEKLNMGSGDFRTQPGQIKYARDLTLDPNTAHRRLSLSEGNRKVTWVDEKQRYPDHPERFGNCEQVLCREGLSGPGPCYWEADWNGEWAVIGMAYKGISRTGGRKDCVLGYNRKSWSLESSNHSNTTWHNNNCTEFPVQSSPYYRVGVYLDWQAGILSFCRVSSNIRTHLHTFHTKFTEPLYPGFYVGSGSSVTLR